In a single window of the Amia ocellicauda isolate fAmiCal2 chromosome 20, fAmiCal2.hap1, whole genome shotgun sequence genome:
- the rufy2 gene encoding RUN and FYVE domain-containing protein 2 isoform X2: MATQAEHDLTLAEAESNKEKDQVFGVLRLQEEKSGDRVAAASLKAGDGRWQAPIFALARKASETLSGSIHVLPKVVEQKTSPFSDDWGAKVLRDPMAMERANLLNMAKLSIKGLIESALSFGRTLDSDYPPLQQFFVVMEHCLKHGLKVKKSFLGYNKSLWGPLELVEKLCPEAGEIAASVRDLPGLKTPLGRARAWLRLALMQKKLADYLRCLITRKDLLGDFYECSAVMLEEEGAVIVGLLVGLNVIDANLCVKGEDLDAQVGVIDFSMYLKNDIDDYRSEERNGHITVILDQKNYVEELNRQLNSTVQSLQGRVDSLEKSNTKLIEELAIAKNNIIKLQEENHQLRNENSLIIMKAQQQLRVTQGDVDVELDTYKQSRQGVDEMYNEARRQLREECQLRQDVENELVVQVSMKHEMELAMKLLEKDIHEKQDTLIGLRHQLDEVKAINVEMYQKMQRSDDNLKQKNDIISRLEEKTNQITATMKQLEQRLQQAEKDRSSAEEGARKFKQDFANKADSLQRQISQREKQLLQLETDLKIEKEWRQTLQEDLGRERETISQLSTEAQQINGLKKEFHRLQDENGQLKRICEEQEQALQELGCKLSESKLKIEDIKEANKALQGGQVWLKDKDATQCKLCEKEFSISRRKHHCRNCGEIFCNACSDNELPLPASPKPVRVCDTCHALLLQRCSSNCT; the protein is encoded by the exons ATGGCGACCCAGGCGGAGCATGATCTCACTCTAGCAGAAGCAGAAAGCAACAAGGAGAAAGATCAAGTCTTCGGAGTCCTCCGGTTACAGGAGGAGAAATCGGGCGACAGGGTGGCCGCCGCTAGTTTGAAAGCGGGGGATGGGAGGTGGCAGGCTCCCATATTCGCCCTAGCCAGGAAAGCCTCGGAGACGCTGTCGGGAAGCATCCACGTCCTGCCCAAGGTAGTGGAGCAGAAAACCTCTCCTTTCTCAGACGACTGGGGTGCCAAGG ttCTGCGAGATCCCATGGCAATGGAGAGAGCCAACCTGCTGAACATGGCCAAGCTCAGCATCAAGGGATTGATTGAGTCGGCCCTAAGCTTTGGGCGAACCCTGGATTCGGACTACCCCCCACTGCAGCAGTTTTTTGTTGTCATGGAGCACTGTCTGAAGCACGGGCTCAAGG TGAAGAAGTCTTTTCTTGGCTACAACAAGTCTCTGTGGGGTCCTCTGGAGCTGGTGGAGAAGCTGTGTCCAGAGGCTGGCGAGATTGCAGCCAGTGTCCGAGATCTGCCCGGCCTCAA GACCCCGCTGGGGCGGGCGAGGGCCTGGCTACGCCTGGCTCTCATGCAGAAGAAACTGGCCGACTACCTGCGTTGTCTCATCACCAGGAAGGACCTGCTTGG TGATTTTTATGAATGCTCTGCAGTGATGCTGGAGGAGGAAGGAGCCGTCATTGTTGGCCTGCTGGTCGGCCTCAATGTCATTGACGCCAACCTGTGTGTGAAAGGGGAGGACCTGGATGCACAG GTTGGAGTCATTGACTTCTCCATGTACCTCAAGAATGACATTGATGACTACAGAAGTGAAGAAAG AAATGGTCATATAACTGTAATTTTGGACCAGAAGAACTATGTAGAAGAACTGAACAGACAATTGAA CTCCACAGTTCAAAGCCTGCAGGGCCGTGTTGACTCCCTGGAAAAATCAAACACTAAACTCATAGAAGAG CTGGCAATAGCGAAAAACAACATAATCAAACTACAGGAAGAAAaccatcagctcagaaatgaGAACTCTCTCATCATAATGAAGGCGCAGCAGCAGCTCCGG GTCACTCAAGGGGATGTCGATGTGGAACTCGATACCTACAAGCAGTCGAGACAAGGAGTCGACGAGATGTACAATGAGGCGCGGAGACAGCTGCGGGAGGAGTGCCAGCTAAGacag GACGTGGAGAACGAACTGGTGGTGCAGGTCAGCATGAAGCATGAGATGGAGCTGGCCATGAAGCTGCTGGAGAAAGACATCCACGAGAAGCAGGACACGCTCATCGGCCTGCGGCACCAGCTGGATGAGGTCAAGGCCATCAATGTGGAGATGTACCAAAAAATGCAG CGCTCTGATGACAACTTGAAACAGAAGAATGACATCATCAGCAGGTTGGAGGAGAAGACCAATCAGATTACGGCAACCATGAAACAGCTAGAACAAAG ATTGCAGCAGGCCGAGAAGGATCGCTCGAGTGCAGAGGAAGGGGCCAGGAAGTTCAAACAGGATTTTGCCAATAAAGCGGACAGCTTACAGAGGCAGATCTCccagagagagaagcagct ACTCCAGCTGGAAACAgacttaaaaatagaaaaagaatgGAGGCAGACGCTACAAGAAgacctggggagagagagagagaccatatCCCAGCTCAGCACTGAGGCTCAGCAAATTAATGGTCTGAAAAAG GAATTTCACAGATTGCAAGATGAAAACGGACAACTGAAGCGGATCTGTGAAGAGCAGGAGCAGGCTCTGCAGGAGCTGGGCTGCAAACTCAGCGA ATCAAAGTTAAAAATTGAAGACATAAAAGAAGCCAATAAAGCACTCCAG GGTGGCCAAGTGTGGCTGAAAGACAAAGATGCCACCCAGTGTAAACTCTGCGAGAAGGAGTTCTCCATCTCCCGGAGGAAA CACCACTGCAGGAACTGTGGGGAGATCTTCTGCAATGCCTGTTCGGACAACGAGCTTCCTCTCCCCGCCTCGCCGAAGcccgtgcgtgtgtgtgacaCCTGCCATGCGCTCCTGCTGCAGCGCTGCTCCTCCAACTGCACGTGA
- the rufy2 gene encoding RUN and FYVE domain-containing protein 2 isoform X3: MSSRHNPLSWPVSHSDSMEACTLNQVLRDPMAMERANLLNMAKLSIKGLIESALSFGRTLDSDYPPLQQFFVVMEHCLKHGLKVKKSFLGYNKSLWGPLELVEKLCPEAGEIAASVRDLPGLKTPLGRARAWLRLALMQKKLADYLRCLITRKDLLGDFYECSAVMLEEEGAVIVGLLVGLNVIDANLCVKGEDLDAQVGVIDFSMYLKNDIDDYRSEERNGHITVILDQKNYVEELNRQLNSTVQSLQGRVDSLEKSNTKLIEELAIAKNNIIKLQEENHQLRNENSLIIMKAQQQLRVTQGDVDVELDTYKQSRQGVDEMYNEARRQLREECQLRQADSDGEAVSLQDVENELVVQVSMKHEMELAMKLLEKDIHEKQDTLIGLRHQLDEVKAINVEMYQKMQRSDDNLKQKNDIISRLEEKTNQITATMKQLEQRLQQAEKDRSSAEEGARKFKQDFANKADSLQRQISQREKQLLQLETDLKIEKEWRQTLQEDLGRERETISQLSTEAQQINGLKKEFHRLQDENGQLKRICEEQEQALQELGCKLSESKLKIEDIKEANKALQGGQVWLKDKDATQCKLCEKEFSISRRKHHCRNCGEIFCNACSDNELPLPASPKPVRVCDTCHALLLQRCSSNCT; the protein is encoded by the exons ATGTCTTCCCGTCACAATCCTCTCTCCTGGCCAGTCAGCCACAGTGACAGCATGGAGGCCTGTACCCTCAACCAAG ttCTGCGAGATCCCATGGCAATGGAGAGAGCCAACCTGCTGAACATGGCCAAGCTCAGCATCAAGGGATTGATTGAGTCGGCCCTAAGCTTTGGGCGAACCCTGGATTCGGACTACCCCCCACTGCAGCAGTTTTTTGTTGTCATGGAGCACTGTCTGAAGCACGGGCTCAAGG TGAAGAAGTCTTTTCTTGGCTACAACAAGTCTCTGTGGGGTCCTCTGGAGCTGGTGGAGAAGCTGTGTCCAGAGGCTGGCGAGATTGCAGCCAGTGTCCGAGATCTGCCCGGCCTCAA GACCCCGCTGGGGCGGGCGAGGGCCTGGCTACGCCTGGCTCTCATGCAGAAGAAACTGGCCGACTACCTGCGTTGTCTCATCACCAGGAAGGACCTGCTTGG TGATTTTTATGAATGCTCTGCAGTGATGCTGGAGGAGGAAGGAGCCGTCATTGTTGGCCTGCTGGTCGGCCTCAATGTCATTGACGCCAACCTGTGTGTGAAAGGGGAGGACCTGGATGCACAG GTTGGAGTCATTGACTTCTCCATGTACCTCAAGAATGACATTGATGACTACAGAAGTGAAGAAAG AAATGGTCATATAACTGTAATTTTGGACCAGAAGAACTATGTAGAAGAACTGAACAGACAATTGAA CTCCACAGTTCAAAGCCTGCAGGGCCGTGTTGACTCCCTGGAAAAATCAAACACTAAACTCATAGAAGAG CTGGCAATAGCGAAAAACAACATAATCAAACTACAGGAAGAAAaccatcagctcagaaatgaGAACTCTCTCATCATAATGAAGGCGCAGCAGCAGCTCCGG GTCACTCAAGGGGATGTCGATGTGGAACTCGATACCTACAAGCAGTCGAGACAAGGAGTCGACGAGATGTACAATGAGGCGCGGAGACAGCTGCGGGAGGAGTGCCAGCTAAGacag gCAGACTCAGACGGTGAAGCTGTGTCCTTGCAGGACGTGGAGAACGAACTGGTGGTGCAGGTCAGCATGAAGCATGAGATGGAGCTGGCCATGAAGCTGCTGGAGAAAGACATCCACGAGAAGCAGGACACGCTCATCGGCCTGCGGCACCAGCTGGATGAGGTCAAGGCCATCAATGTGGAGATGTACCAAAAAATGCAG CGCTCTGATGACAACTTGAAACAGAAGAATGACATCATCAGCAGGTTGGAGGAGAAGACCAATCAGATTACGGCAACCATGAAACAGCTAGAACAAAG ATTGCAGCAGGCCGAGAAGGATCGCTCGAGTGCAGAGGAAGGGGCCAGGAAGTTCAAACAGGATTTTGCCAATAAAGCGGACAGCTTACAGAGGCAGATCTCccagagagagaagcagct ACTCCAGCTGGAAACAgacttaaaaatagaaaaagaatgGAGGCAGACGCTACAAGAAgacctggggagagagagagagaccatatCCCAGCTCAGCACTGAGGCTCAGCAAATTAATGGTCTGAAAAAG GAATTTCACAGATTGCAAGATGAAAACGGACAACTGAAGCGGATCTGTGAAGAGCAGGAGCAGGCTCTGCAGGAGCTGGGCTGCAAACTCAGCGA ATCAAAGTTAAAAATTGAAGACATAAAAGAAGCCAATAAAGCACTCCAG GGTGGCCAAGTGTGGCTGAAAGACAAAGATGCCACCCAGTGTAAACTCTGCGAGAAGGAGTTCTCCATCTCCCGGAGGAAA CACCACTGCAGGAACTGTGGGGAGATCTTCTGCAATGCCTGTTCGGACAACGAGCTTCCTCTCCCCGCCTCGCCGAAGcccgtgcgtgtgtgtgacaCCTGCCATGCGCTCCTGCTGCAGCGCTGCTCCTCCAACTGCACGTGA
- the rufy2 gene encoding RUN and FYVE domain-containing protein 2 isoform X1: MATQAEHDLTLAEAESNKEKDQVFGVLRLQEEKSGDRVAAASLKAGDGRWQAPIFALARKASETLSGSIHVLPKVVEQKTSPFSDDWGAKVLRDPMAMERANLLNMAKLSIKGLIESALSFGRTLDSDYPPLQQFFVVMEHCLKHGLKVKKSFLGYNKSLWGPLELVEKLCPEAGEIAASVRDLPGLKTPLGRARAWLRLALMQKKLADYLRCLITRKDLLGDFYECSAVMLEEEGAVIVGLLVGLNVIDANLCVKGEDLDAQVGVIDFSMYLKNDIDDYRSEERNGHITVILDQKNYVEELNRQLNSTVQSLQGRVDSLEKSNTKLIEELAIAKNNIIKLQEENHQLRNENSLIIMKAQQQLRVTQGDVDVELDTYKQSRQGVDEMYNEARRQLREECQLRQADSDGEAVSLQDVENELVVQVSMKHEMELAMKLLEKDIHEKQDTLIGLRHQLDEVKAINVEMYQKMQRSDDNLKQKNDIISRLEEKTNQITATMKQLEQRLQQAEKDRSSAEEGARKFKQDFANKADSLQRQISQREKQLLQLETDLKIEKEWRQTLQEDLGRERETISQLSTEAQQINGLKKEFHRLQDENGQLKRICEEQEQALQELGCKLSESKLKIEDIKEANKALQGGQVWLKDKDATQCKLCEKEFSISRRKHHCRNCGEIFCNACSDNELPLPASPKPVRVCDTCHALLLQRCSSNCT, translated from the exons ATGGCGACCCAGGCGGAGCATGATCTCACTCTAGCAGAAGCAGAAAGCAACAAGGAGAAAGATCAAGTCTTCGGAGTCCTCCGGTTACAGGAGGAGAAATCGGGCGACAGGGTGGCCGCCGCTAGTTTGAAAGCGGGGGATGGGAGGTGGCAGGCTCCCATATTCGCCCTAGCCAGGAAAGCCTCGGAGACGCTGTCGGGAAGCATCCACGTCCTGCCCAAGGTAGTGGAGCAGAAAACCTCTCCTTTCTCAGACGACTGGGGTGCCAAGG ttCTGCGAGATCCCATGGCAATGGAGAGAGCCAACCTGCTGAACATGGCCAAGCTCAGCATCAAGGGATTGATTGAGTCGGCCCTAAGCTTTGGGCGAACCCTGGATTCGGACTACCCCCCACTGCAGCAGTTTTTTGTTGTCATGGAGCACTGTCTGAAGCACGGGCTCAAGG TGAAGAAGTCTTTTCTTGGCTACAACAAGTCTCTGTGGGGTCCTCTGGAGCTGGTGGAGAAGCTGTGTCCAGAGGCTGGCGAGATTGCAGCCAGTGTCCGAGATCTGCCCGGCCTCAA GACCCCGCTGGGGCGGGCGAGGGCCTGGCTACGCCTGGCTCTCATGCAGAAGAAACTGGCCGACTACCTGCGTTGTCTCATCACCAGGAAGGACCTGCTTGG TGATTTTTATGAATGCTCTGCAGTGATGCTGGAGGAGGAAGGAGCCGTCATTGTTGGCCTGCTGGTCGGCCTCAATGTCATTGACGCCAACCTGTGTGTGAAAGGGGAGGACCTGGATGCACAG GTTGGAGTCATTGACTTCTCCATGTACCTCAAGAATGACATTGATGACTACAGAAGTGAAGAAAG AAATGGTCATATAACTGTAATTTTGGACCAGAAGAACTATGTAGAAGAACTGAACAGACAATTGAA CTCCACAGTTCAAAGCCTGCAGGGCCGTGTTGACTCCCTGGAAAAATCAAACACTAAACTCATAGAAGAG CTGGCAATAGCGAAAAACAACATAATCAAACTACAGGAAGAAAaccatcagctcagaaatgaGAACTCTCTCATCATAATGAAGGCGCAGCAGCAGCTCCGG GTCACTCAAGGGGATGTCGATGTGGAACTCGATACCTACAAGCAGTCGAGACAAGGAGTCGACGAGATGTACAATGAGGCGCGGAGACAGCTGCGGGAGGAGTGCCAGCTAAGacag gCAGACTCAGACGGTGAAGCTGTGTCCTTGCAGGACGTGGAGAACGAACTGGTGGTGCAGGTCAGCATGAAGCATGAGATGGAGCTGGCCATGAAGCTGCTGGAGAAAGACATCCACGAGAAGCAGGACACGCTCATCGGCCTGCGGCACCAGCTGGATGAGGTCAAGGCCATCAATGTGGAGATGTACCAAAAAATGCAG CGCTCTGATGACAACTTGAAACAGAAGAATGACATCATCAGCAGGTTGGAGGAGAAGACCAATCAGATTACGGCAACCATGAAACAGCTAGAACAAAG ATTGCAGCAGGCCGAGAAGGATCGCTCGAGTGCAGAGGAAGGGGCCAGGAAGTTCAAACAGGATTTTGCCAATAAAGCGGACAGCTTACAGAGGCAGATCTCccagagagagaagcagct ACTCCAGCTGGAAACAgacttaaaaatagaaaaagaatgGAGGCAGACGCTACAAGAAgacctggggagagagagagagaccatatCCCAGCTCAGCACTGAGGCTCAGCAAATTAATGGTCTGAAAAAG GAATTTCACAGATTGCAAGATGAAAACGGACAACTGAAGCGGATCTGTGAAGAGCAGGAGCAGGCTCTGCAGGAGCTGGGCTGCAAACTCAGCGA ATCAAAGTTAAAAATTGAAGACATAAAAGAAGCCAATAAAGCACTCCAG GGTGGCCAAGTGTGGCTGAAAGACAAAGATGCCACCCAGTGTAAACTCTGCGAGAAGGAGTTCTCCATCTCCCGGAGGAAA CACCACTGCAGGAACTGTGGGGAGATCTTCTGCAATGCCTGTTCGGACAACGAGCTTCCTCTCCCCGCCTCGCCGAAGcccgtgcgtgtgtgtgacaCCTGCCATGCGCTCCTGCTGCAGCGCTGCTCCTCCAACTGCACGTGA